The region CCCTGGAGAAGCTCACACTACGCGCCCCGTTTGACGGGACCGTGCTCTCCAGGGCGTCCCTGACGTCGGCGAGAGCTTTCTCCGCCCGCCTGACCTCTATCTGCACCTGCAGTTCCCGGTCCCTTGCACTCGCCGCCGCGCTCTTCTCGTTCTCGATAGCGGCGGCCAGGTTGAGCTCGGCCTGCTTGAGTTGGGCCTCGGCCGACTTGAGCTCGTCTTCTTTCGGTCCGGCGAGAAGCGACTCCACCTTGCTCCGGGCTGTGGTTACTTGATCCTCGGCGTTCCGGTATTTCACCCTTTGGTTCTCGAGATCCACTCGGGACACACCGTGCACGGCGTACAGGGCTTCGTACCGCGCTAGATCATCGGCTGCGGTGTCCCTTGCGCGGATGGCCTGGTCAAGAGAGATCATGGCCTGCTCCAGGGTGGCTGCATCGGGACCCGCCAGCAACTGATCCAGCCTGTTCTTGGCGGCCGCATAGTCTGCCCGAGCTTTTTCCAGCTGCACCTTGGCTTGCTCGGGGGAGGTCCGGCTGTCCCGCTGCGCGGCCTCAAGCTTGATCCTAGCTGCTTCCAGACTGTCCTCCGCGTCGTGGAGAGCCCTCAGAAGCTCGTCCGACTCGAGCCTGGCCAGCACGTCGCCACGTTTGACTGTCACCCCCGGACTCACGGACAGTTCCACCACCTTGGCCGGGTAGGTCGAGTAAAGGGATTCCTTCTGAGTGGATTGGAGCGTGCCGGATACGTCGACACTTGCGGACAGTGTCCCACGTGCAACCACGTAAGTTTTCGGGGCTTCCGCCCCCGAGGAGGTCTTCCCGGCCTGATTGTCGCGGCGGGTATAAGCCCTTGCCAGGACGGCTACAGTGACCGCTACAAGAACCGCTGCTATCAGAAACATCATGCGACGCCTAGTCATCCGCGTTCCTCCCGTTCCGAAGGTCGAGACACCCCGCCGCGAGCAAGAGCGAAAGGGCGGAGTACTGGCAGTCGTACTGTGCTTTCATCAGGTTCGCCTCTGCACGCAGACGGGCCACGCGGCTTCGTGCGACGTCGAGTTCGGTCGCATGGCCACCCGAGAACCGCTCGACAGTGTTATCGAACCTGACCGTCTCTAGCTCGTACTCTGCCTGTCTCATCCCAAGCTGAACCTGCTTTAGTTCCAGAGTCATGCTCAGATCCAACACTCGACGGGCAATGTCCAGGCGGGTGTCCTCGAGAGCCTTCCGAGCAGACGCTACACTCCGTTCCGCAATCTGCCTATCCAGGTCTTCCCTGGACTTCTGTGGCAGGACGGGCAGATTCCTGGAGAAGGTTATGGAGGAAGTCCATGATCCGTCGAGTTTCTGACTCACGCTGCCTGAGAAGGTGCCAGCTGCACTCGGGTCACGGGATACTTCGACTCCGTACTCCCACGAGAAGCCTTGGCTCTGGTATCCCACGAACGGTGCGATGGTCCAACTGTCTGGAGCCAGGAGGGAGTCCAGTTTGGTCTGCGCAGATTCGAGCGCCAGTGCCTTCATGCCTACCTCAGGCCGGGTCGTCAGGGCGCGCTCGGTGAGGCGCGCCGAGTCGTATTTGTCGAGCAGGAGTTGTGGAGGAACCAGGGTTACCGTGCCAGATCCAACGGGATCGAGCCCAAGGCGTGCAAACAACCCCTCCCGGTCGGCGGATAGCCGGGACTGGGCCTGGCTCACAGCCACTTCCGCTGCCCTTACCTTTTTCTCGGCAAGCTCGCGCTCAAGCGGGAGAGCCCGCCCGACGCCAGCTTCTTGCTCTATCCGTGCGAGTTCCATGTTCTCAAGCGCGAGCTCCGCCAGAGCAACCTTCTGATCCCACTCAGCCTTCAGAAGCTCGAAGAACGCTTTGAGTGCGGCATCCGCTTCTGTAAGCTGGACGAGAAACAGGTTGAGCTCCTTCTGCCGGACCACCTTCTCCTTTTCCTCGATGGCCGCGTATGGCTCGGCCAATGTAGGTCTTGGGAGCTGGATGGAGGTGGACAGGCGCATGCCATAAGCGAACTCGGTTTCCGCGTCAGGCGCTGACTTCTTCAACGTCAGAGGGTTGAGGCTTAGCGCCACGGAGTAGCCTGGGGCCAGGGGTTTGGTGACGTCCACTCTCGTTGAGAAGTCCCACGTGACATCGTCCAGGCCGCCGGCCTCACTCTCCACACGCCAGGGCCTTGACCGGTCTGATGATACCGTGGCGGTGAGCCCCAACCCTGCGCGTTCGATCTCCAGGGCAATCTGCGCTTCTTGGAGGTCCCTTTCGGCCTCAACCACGGCAGGCGAGGCAGTTGCTGCAAGCTCTGCAACATCGAGAAATGAGAGACTTGAGGCGAGAGAAGCGCTGGGTGCGGGGGCGGCAGATGAACTCCCGCCCGACCAGGTGCAGAACATGATGAATGAGCATAACCATGCGACCCAGGCCAACCTGTTAGTTCTCATCGTCCCGCCCTCTCTCTGTCAGATCCCGATGTAGTTGCGGAACTCCTGCTGCTTGTCTCTGAGCCTGAATTGCGCGTCCAGAAGGTTCTGCTCAGCGGTCCCAAGGGAGTTCTCCGATTGTAGCAGGTCTATCAGGGTGATCATGCCCTTCTCGTATCTTACTCTCGCCACTTCAGTCTGCTGCCTCGTGGCCTCCAAGGAGAGAGAGGCCTGCTCCACGTCGCTTGAAATGGCAGCCAAGTCGGCCAGGTACTGCATAACCTGGACCACGGCACGATCGCGCTCGGTCTTCAGCGCAAGCTCCGCCCGCTCGACGGCGATCTCAAGCTTACGCCTCTCGACAGGAGCAGTGAACTGCGTGGCATTGAGCTTCAGGTCCAGCAACGCTGACTCCAGCTGATCCTGGGCCGTCTTCACCTTGGAGTTCCCCGCTAGTGCGCGCTCGATGACCGCATTCTCGTCGTAGGTCTCGCGCTCGAGCACGAAATCTTGAGCCGCAAGGGTGAAGGGGGCCTTGATGTCTTTTTCGNNNNNNNNNNTAGATAGGCCAGGAAGTTCATCTTGCCGACGGTCACCGATACCAGGCTCGAGGCGAGGGCTTTCTCAGCGGCTAGCAATGCCCTCTCCGCGTCGAGCAGGGAGACCGCGCTCTCCATACCGAGGTCGACCTTGAGTTTGACTATTGTCAAGTTGTCTTGGCTCTGCTTGAGCTTGCTCTGGTTTAGCTCCACCGTCTTCAATGCTTTCAGCAGGTCGAAGAAACGGCGCTCAGTTTCCTGCCTGACTTGGGT is a window of Bacillota bacterium DNA encoding:
- a CDS encoding TolC family protein, which produces EKDIKAPFTLAAQDFVLERETYDENAVIERALAGNSKVKTAQDQLESALLDLKLNATQFTAPVERRKLEIAVERAELALKTERDRAVVQVMQYLADLAAISSDVEQASLSLEATRQQTEVARVRYEKGMITLIDLLQSENSLGTAEQNLLDAQFRLRDKQQEFRNYIGI
- a CDS encoding TolC family protein, producing MRTNRLAWVAWLCSFIMFCTWSGGSSSAAPAPSASLASSLSFLDVAELAATASPAVVEAERDLQEAQIALEIERAGLGLTATVSSDRSRPWRVESEAGGLDDVTWDFSTRVDVTKPLAPGYSVALSLNPLTLKKSAPDAETEFAYGMRLSTSIQLPRPTLAEPYAAIEEKEKVVRQKELNLFLVQLTEADAALKAFFELLKAEWDQKVALAELALENMELARIEQEAGVGRALPLERELAEKKVRAAEVAVSQAQSRLSADREGLFARLGLDPVGSGTVTLVPPQLLLDKYDSARLTERALTTRPEVGMKALALESAQTKLDSLLAPDSWTIAPFVGYQSQGFSWEYGVEVSRDPSAAGTFSGSVSQKLDGSWTSSITFSRNLPVLPQKSREDLDRQIAERSVASARKALEDTRLDIARRVLDLSMTLELKQVQLGMRQAEYELETVRFDNTVERFSGGHATELDVARSRVARLRAEANLMKAQYDCQYSALSLLLAAGCLDLRNGRNADD
- a CDS encoding biotin/lipoyl-binding protein, translated to MTRRRMMFLIAAVLVAVTVAVLARAYTRRDNQAGKTSSGAEAPKTYVVARGTLSASVDVSGTLQSTQKESLYSTYPAKVVELSVSPGVTVKRGDVLARLESDELLRALHDAEDSLEAARIKLEAAQRDSRTSPEQAKVQLEKARADYAAAKNRLDQLLAGPDAATLEQAMISLDQAIRARDTAADDLARYEALYAVHGVSRVDLENQRVKYRNAEDQVTTARSKVESLLAGPKEDELKSAEAQLKQAELNLAAAIENEKSAAASARDRELQVQIEVRRAEKALADVRDALESTVPSNGARSVSFSR